One window of Thermocoleostomius sinensis A174 genomic DNA carries:
- a CDS encoding U32 family peptidase, with product MSTASHLSSSPSIAPVVPSAPELLAPAGSWDCAKAAVENGADAIYFGLERFNARMRAQNFTEAELPRLIEFLHRRGVKGYVTLNTLVFSGELAEAEQYLRTIITAGVDAVIVQDVGICRLIRHLSPDFPIHASTQMTITSAAGVEFAQSLGCQLVVLARECSLKEINKIQQQLADRQLSLPLEVFVHGALCVAYSGQCLTSESLGGRSANRGECAQACRMPYELIADGNVVDLGDRRYLLSPQDLAGLDVLPDLVKAGVHCLKIEGRLKSPEYVANVTRVYRQAIDQIVNTLPLSPPLSPPPTPHSPLPSPNRYNLEMAFSRGLYTGWFRGINNQELVHARFGKKRGVYLGEVKRIERQQIVVRLQAPVKAGDGVVFDSGHPEAKEEGGRVYAVHQNGSDAVLSFGKRDLNLQRVRVGDKLWKTSDPELDRQLRQTFAGDTPQFQRPITVEIHGAVGQPLVAIARDSLGHIVQMESTMPLVEAHRQPLTTERLHDQFARLGNTPFTLEHLTNTLDGAVMLPVSELNRLRRDIVQQLEHQRTQPKRWQLRSNVSFQDLLPQRPSLPSPSLTPTLIVLVRNLDQLHAALHAGIQTLYCEFEDPRNYRQAVALVKQVRSQTKSHSLLPNPQPPTVYIAPPRITKPNETWILQQVRSAQADGYLIRNYDHLEFFKGDRCIGDFSLNVANPITANHFQQYSLERLTVSYDLNIHQLEDLLNLCPTHWFEITIHQHMPMFHMEHCVFCAFLSEGTDYTNCGRPCEKHRVTLKDRVGTEHILQADVGCRNTVFNGIAQTGAESVQRLIDLGVQQFRIEFVNETATQVCQTIDRYQRLLRGEITGSQLWRELKLHNQLGVTRGPLSR from the coding sequence ATGAGCACTGCATCGCACCTCTCCTCGTCTCCCTCGATCGCTCCCGTTGTGCCCTCAGCCCCAGAACTTTTGGCCCCGGCTGGTTCCTGGGATTGTGCCAAAGCAGCCGTGGAAAACGGAGCCGATGCCATTTATTTCGGGTTAGAGCGGTTTAATGCGCGGATGCGGGCACAGAACTTCACCGAGGCAGAGTTGCCACGTCTGATCGAGTTTCTGCATCGTCGGGGTGTCAAGGGCTATGTGACGTTGAATACGCTGGTGTTTTCGGGTGAACTGGCTGAAGCCGAGCAATACCTGCGCACAATCATTACGGCTGGTGTGGATGCGGTCATTGTGCAAGACGTGGGCATCTGTCGGCTGATTCGGCATTTGTCGCCCGATTTTCCCATTCATGCCTCCACGCAGATGACAATCACCAGTGCAGCAGGAGTCGAATTTGCCCAATCGCTGGGCTGTCAACTAGTGGTGTTGGCGCGGGAATGTTCCCTCAAAGAAATCAATAAAATTCAACAACAGCTTGCCGATCGCCAGCTTTCGCTTCCACTGGAAGTGTTTGTGCACGGGGCGTTGTGCGTCGCCTATTCCGGGCAGTGCCTCACCAGCGAATCCTTGGGTGGCCGATCGGCCAACCGAGGCGAATGTGCCCAAGCTTGCCGAATGCCCTACGAGTTAATAGCCGATGGAAACGTTGTAGATCTGGGCGATCGGCGCTATCTGCTTAGCCCCCAAGACCTAGCCGGATTGGACGTTCTGCCCGATCTCGTCAAAGCAGGAGTTCACTGTCTCAAAATTGAAGGTCGCTTAAAATCTCCTGAATACGTCGCCAACGTCACCCGCGTCTATCGCCAAGCCATCGATCAAATCGTCAACACCCTTCCACTTTCCCCTCCCCTCTCTCCACCCCCTACTCCCCACTCCCCACTCCCCAGCCCTAATCGCTACAACCTAGAAATGGCTTTCTCTCGCGGTCTCTATACCGGCTGGTTTCGCGGCATTAATAACCAGGAATTAGTGCACGCCCGGTTTGGCAAAAAACGGGGGGTTTATCTGGGAGAGGTGAAGCGAATTGAGCGCCAGCAGATTGTGGTACGACTTCAGGCTCCGGTAAAAGCGGGCGATGGAGTCGTATTTGACAGCGGTCATCCCGAAGCTAAGGAGGAAGGGGGACGAGTGTATGCGGTGCACCAGAATGGCTCTGACGCTGTACTGTCTTTTGGTAAACGCGACCTCAATCTTCAACGGGTTCGAGTGGGCGACAAACTCTGGAAAACCAGCGACCCAGAACTCGATCGGCAACTGCGGCAAACCTTTGCTGGCGATACTCCTCAGTTTCAACGCCCCATTACCGTCGAAATTCATGGAGCCGTGGGACAGCCCCTTGTCGCCATTGCCCGTGATTCACTGGGACATATTGTGCAAATGGAATCTACGATGCCCCTAGTGGAAGCCCATCGTCAACCTCTGACCACCGAGCGCCTGCATGACCAATTTGCGCGTTTAGGCAACACCCCCTTCACACTAGAACACCTCACCAATACCTTAGACGGTGCCGTTATGTTACCTGTCAGCGAACTGAACCGACTGCGCCGCGATATCGTGCAGCAACTTGAACACCAGCGTACCCAACCCAAACGCTGGCAACTGCGATCGAACGTATCCTTCCAAGACCTGCTTCCCCAGCGCCCTTCCCTCCCCTCCCCTTCCCTCACCCCTACCCTCATCGTCCTCGTTCGCAACCTTGACCAACTTCACGCCGCACTCCACGCTGGGATTCAAACCCTTTACTGCGAATTTGAAGATCCTCGCAACTATCGCCAAGCCGTCGCTCTCGTTAAGCAGGTTCGATCGCAGACAAAGTCCCACTCTTTACTTCCCAACCCCCAACCTCCAACCGTCTACATTGCTCCACCCCGCATCACTAAACCCAATGAAACCTGGATTTTGCAACAGGTGCGATCGGCTCAAGCAGACGGATACTTAATTCGCAATTATGATCACTTGGAATTTTTCAAAGGCGATCGTTGCATTGGCGACTTTTCGCTGAATGTGGCGAATCCCATTACCGCCAATCATTTTCAGCAATATTCCTTAGAGCGCTTAACCGTCTCCTATGACTTGAACATTCATCAACTCGAAGATCTGTTAAACCTTTGTCCGACACACTGGTTTGAGATCACAATTCACCAACACATGCCGATGTTTCACATGGAACATTGCGTCTTCTGTGCGTTCTTATCTGAGGGAACTGACTATACCAACTGTGGTCGTCCCTGCGAGAAGCATCGTGTCACCCTGAAAGACCGTGTAGGAACGGAACATATTTTGCAAGCGGATGTCGGTTGTCGCAATACAGTATTTAACGGCATTGCGCAAACTGGGGCCGAGTCAGTCCAACGGTTAATTGACTTGGGCGTACAACAATTTCGGATTGAATTTGTCAATGAAACTGCAACTCAAGTATGCCAAACGATCGATCGCTATCAACGGCTTTTGCGCGGCGAAATTACTGGATCGCAACTGTGGCGTGAACTGAAGTTGCACAATCAGTTAGGAGTCACGCGGGGACCTCTGAGCCGCTGA
- a CDS encoding COP23 domain-containing protein: protein MKPSKFLSLLSSGIAIIMLLSVGTSRSVNAQEPTVLEFDAPISGTLGEGDSQLSADGSFFDVYTFEGRAGERVLIRMTSTQLDSYLVLLDPNGNSLVQDDDSAGNLDAQIVYTLPVDGRYTVYANAYSTGQAGSYQIELQAADASTPTVATSTALPRYFCDESGTTPITKARRKDGVVGPLIEWTQDLALPNLSAAERCRRVASNLDTVHGRLGRNFAITAGRLQNLPVVCAGTAPGVCDPDGLILTASSRDNARQLAIRLGTAINALRSAPPDPSQATSTNSAQSRIDDPTPLAVAPQFNFFDILSYSNCLEDVIQLYQDPQRLKRSGRRSDCLSEVFARYPNGISRSQALEIITAADRYATSSRRDTLLYPPRGQRVRVRELFGFTYAIDQPR from the coding sequence ATGAAGCCATCTAAGTTTCTCAGTCTTTTGTCATCGGGGATTGCAATCATCATGCTGCTGTCGGTGGGTACATCCCGATCGGTCAATGCACAAGAACCCACAGTTCTGGAGTTTGATGCTCCTATCTCTGGAACATTGGGCGAAGGCGATAGTCAGTTGTCTGCCGATGGTAGCTTTTTTGATGTTTACACGTTTGAAGGCAGGGCTGGAGAGCGGGTTTTAATTCGCATGACCAGCACCCAACTCGATTCCTACCTAGTACTGCTCGATCCCAACGGCAACAGTTTGGTGCAGGATGATGACAGCGCTGGTAATTTAGATGCCCAAATTGTGTATACGCTGCCCGTTGATGGCCGCTATACTGTCTATGCCAATGCCTACTCCACTGGACAAGCAGGAAGCTATCAAATTGAGCTACAGGCGGCGGACGCTTCAACACCCACGGTGGCTACTTCGACGGCTTTACCGCGTTATTTTTGCGATGAAAGCGGCACCACACCGATCACAAAAGCACGCCGAAAAGACGGCGTAGTGGGTCCACTCATTGAATGGACACAAGATTTGGCCTTGCCCAATTTGTCGGCGGCTGAGCGTTGTCGCCGAGTAGCCAGTAATCTAGATACGGTGCATGGGCGATTAGGGCGCAATTTTGCCATTACGGCAGGGCGCTTGCAGAATTTACCCGTCGTGTGCGCGGGTACCGCTCCGGGGGTGTGTGATCCCGATGGACTGATTTTGACGGCCAGTAGCCGCGACAATGCCCGCCAGTTAGCCATCCGCTTAGGGACAGCAATCAATGCGCTGCGCAGCGCTCCCCCTGACCCATCTCAAGCGACTTCAACTAATTCTGCCCAGTCACGGATTGATGATCCCACGCCACTGGCTGTGGCGCCACAGTTCAATTTCTTTGATATTTTGTCCTACAGCAATTGCTTAGAAGATGTGATTCAACTGTACCAAGACCCACAGCGATTGAAGCGCAGTGGTCGTCGCAGTGATTGTCTGTCGGAGGTTTTTGCCCGTTATCCCAACGGAATTTCTCGATCGCAAGCCCTGGAAATCATCACCGCTGCCGATCGCTATGCCACCTCTAGCCGGCGGGATACATTGCTATATCCACCACGCGGCCAACGGGTGCGGGTGCGAGAACTGTTCGGCTTTACCTATGCCATTGATCAGCCGCGTTAA
- the crtD gene encoding C-3',4' desaturase CrtD, translated as MIVVGAGIGGLTTGALLAHRGYQVRVFDQAIVPGGCASTFKRKGFTFDVGATQVAGLEPGGIHYRIFSELGIDLPTATPCDPACAVFLPGETEPINVWRDPQRWQAERQRQFPGSEPFWQLMAALFHYSWAFQSRDPVLPPRNLWDLWQLMQAVRPDTVLTVPHTFSTVGQVLRWYGLQDDRRLKTFLDLQLKLYSQVGADETALLYAATALGVSQEPRGLHHLHGSMQVLSNQLVEAIERGGGEVLMRHTVQRIHTKAGRVIAVEVCHQKTGQVWTESADHIVANVTVQDLVRLLGEDVPSGYRRRVDKLPPSSGAFVIYLGVTQAAIPPNCPPHLQFLFDYDGPIAENNSLFVSVSRPGDGRAPDGHATLIASTFTDPAIWWSGEQETGDREWEKSPLYAGLKQRYTQEAIERLSCYFTLTPETIVHVEAATPRTFARYTARDRGIVGGIGQRLITFGPFGFANRTPIQNLWLVGDSTHPGEGTAGVSYSALTVARQIEASSR; from the coding sequence GTGATTGTTGTGGGAGCAGGCATAGGGGGGTTGACTACTGGAGCACTGTTAGCGCATCGAGGATACCAGGTGCGGGTGTTCGATCAGGCGATCGTTCCCGGCGGTTGTGCGTCTACTTTTAAGCGTAAAGGATTTACGTTCGATGTGGGAGCAACTCAGGTGGCCGGGTTAGAGCCAGGGGGTATTCACTATCGTATCTTCTCCGAATTAGGAATTGACCTCCCTACCGCAACGCCCTGCGATCCTGCCTGTGCTGTGTTTCTTCCAGGTGAAACCGAACCGATCAACGTCTGGCGTGATCCGCAACGCTGGCAAGCCGAACGTCAACGGCAGTTTCCTGGCAGCGAACCATTTTGGCAACTGATGGCAGCGTTGTTTCACTACAGTTGGGCGTTTCAGTCCCGCGATCCGGTATTGCCGCCGCGCAACCTGTGGGATCTGTGGCAGTTGATGCAGGCGGTTCGTCCCGATACGGTGCTCACCGTGCCGCACACTTTCTCTACGGTAGGTCAAGTCTTGCGTTGGTACGGCTTACAGGACGATCGGCGGCTCAAAACGTTCCTGGATTTGCAGCTAAAACTCTACTCACAGGTGGGGGCAGACGAAACGGCTCTATTGTATGCCGCAACGGCGCTGGGCGTATCGCAAGAACCCAGAGGGTTGCATCATTTGCACGGCAGTATGCAGGTGTTGAGCAATCAACTAGTAGAGGCGATTGAACGAGGCGGTGGTGAGGTGTTGATGCGTCACACGGTTCAACGGATTCACACGAAAGCTGGACGTGTCATTGCGGTGGAGGTTTGTCACCAAAAAACCGGACAGGTGTGGACAGAATCTGCTGATCATATCGTCGCGAATGTCACGGTGCAAGACCTCGTACGGTTACTAGGAGAGGATGTTCCCTCCGGTTATCGGCGTCGCGTTGACAAATTACCGCCATCTTCAGGTGCGTTCGTCATTTATCTGGGAGTGACGCAAGCGGCGATACCGCCCAACTGTCCGCCGCATCTGCAATTTTTGTTCGACTACGATGGTCCGATCGCTGAAAACAACTCGCTGTTTGTCTCGGTCAGCCGTCCGGGGGATGGGCGTGCTCCTGATGGACATGCCACGCTGATTGCTTCGACCTTTACTGATCCGGCAATTTGGTGGAGTGGGGAACAGGAAACCGGGGACAGAGAGTGGGAAAAATCACCCCTGTATGCGGGGCTGAAGCAGCGTTACACACAGGAGGCGATCGAACGGTTATCGTGCTATTTCACCCTGACGCCAGAGACGATCGTGCATGTGGAGGCGGCCACTCCGCGCACATTTGCCCGTTATACGGCTCGCGATCGGGGGATTGTGGGTGGCATTGGACAACGGTTAATCACCTTTGGCCCGTTTGGGTTTGCTAACCGTACCCCCATTCAGAACTTGTGGTTGGTGGGTGACTCAACTCATCCTGGTGAAGGCACAGCAGGCGTAAGCTATTCCGCCTTGACCGTGGCCCGACAGATAGAAGCTAGCTCTAGATAA
- the cysC gene encoding adenylyl-sulfate kinase, whose product MDRKGCILWLTGLCASGKTTIAKGLEQELKTRHCLVEVLDGDAIRTSLSKGLSYNRDDRITNMRRIAFVANLLSRNGVIAIVAAIAPYREARDAIRQQSSTDFIEVYLDAPLEVCEARDLKGLYAMARAGELLAFTGIDDPYEAPLHPDLVCHTAEETPTQSICKLLAELEQRQLIPPQPQVEFFI is encoded by the coding sequence ATGGATAGAAAAGGCTGCATACTTTGGTTAACTGGGCTATGTGCATCTGGTAAAACGACGATCGCCAAAGGGCTGGAGCAAGAACTGAAGACGCGGCACTGTTTGGTAGAAGTACTAGATGGAGACGCCATTCGCACTAGCTTATCCAAGGGGCTGAGCTATAACCGCGACGATCGAATCACGAACATGCGCCGTATTGCCTTTGTCGCCAATCTGCTAAGTCGTAACGGTGTGATTGCAATCGTTGCGGCAATTGCCCCCTATCGCGAAGCCCGAGACGCCATTCGCCAGCAGAGCAGCACTGATTTTATTGAGGTCTACTTAGATGCACCGCTGGAAGTTTGCGAAGCCAGAGATTTAAAAGGGCTATATGCCATGGCCAGAGCCGGAGAGTTGCTAGCATTTACAGGAATCGATGATCCCTATGAAGCGCCGCTTCACCCCGATCTAGTTTGTCATACCGCCGAGGAAACACCAACGCAAAGCATTTGCAAGCTGCTAGCAGAACTGGAACAGCGGCAACTGATTCCACCCCAGCCCCAGGTGGAGTTTTTTATCTAG
- a CDS encoding GNAT family N-acetyltransferase → MITIRQATVSDLADILALYRQPALDDNATLSMPQAEEQFARIQTYPNYHLYVAEFNGAVVGTFALLIMDNLLHLGRPSGIIEAVAVALSHQGQGIGKAMMQVAMEQCRQANCYKLTLSSNLKRSSAHAFYESLGFVKHGFSFVVDLTP, encoded by the coding sequence ATGATTACCATTCGTCAAGCAACGGTGTCCGATCTAGCAGACATTCTTGCTTTGTATCGGCAACCCGCTCTCGATGACAACGCAACCCTTTCAATGCCCCAGGCAGAAGAGCAATTCGCACGTATTCAAACCTACCCGAATTACCATCTCTATGTTGCTGAGTTCAATGGTGCAGTTGTAGGCACCTTTGCCTTACTAATTATGGATAATTTATTACACCTAGGGCGTCCATCTGGCATTATCGAAGCTGTGGCCGTTGCGTTGTCACACCAGGGTCAGGGAATTGGTAAAGCGATGATGCAAGTTGCGATGGAACAATGCCGACAGGCTAACTGTTACAAACTAACTTTATCAAGTAACCTCAAACGTTCCAGTGCCCATGCTTTCTATGAATCTCTAGGCTTTGTTAAACATGGGTTCAGTTTTGTTGTTGATCTCACACCCTAA
- the lpxD gene encoding UDP-3-O-(3-hydroxymyristoyl)glucosamine N-acyltransferase encodes MKFSELLQQLGIDHHHSLGVKPGCNPEITGIAQVQQARSGSLAYIDGGKFASTIETTGASALILPLDETLQAKATERQIAWMSTPDPKLLFAKAVPLFYQPYRPAIGIHPTAIIDPSVRLGQNVSIGAYTVIQADVTIGDGVCIHPQVVIYPQVQIGDRTILHANCTIHERTQIGADCVIHSGAVIGAEGFGFVPSADGWVKMEQSGVTVLEDRVEVGCNTTIDRPAVGETRIGHNSKLDNLVHVGHNGQTGENCIMAAQVGLAGGVQVGNWVILGGQVGVANQTRIGDRVQAGAKAGLHGTIEPGSVMMGNPASPYKTFLKASAVYNRLPEMHQSLRQLQQQMSVLQEQIQAIEAVMVVEGLEQENEGTHGTGIQ; translated from the coding sequence ATGAAATTCAGTGAATTACTTCAACAGTTGGGCATCGATCATCATCACAGCTTGGGGGTAAAACCAGGGTGCAATCCCGAAATTACGGGAATTGCTCAGGTTCAACAAGCCCGATCGGGAAGTCTGGCCTACATTGATGGGGGCAAATTTGCCTCGACCATCGAGACCACCGGAGCCAGTGCCCTGATTTTGCCTTTGGATGAAACGCTGCAAGCTAAAGCCACCGAACGACAAATCGCTTGGATGAGCACTCCCGATCCAAAGTTGTTGTTTGCCAAAGCCGTACCGTTGTTCTATCAGCCCTACCGTCCGGCGATCGGCATTCATCCCACAGCTATCATTGACCCATCTGTCCGCCTCGGTCAAAACGTCAGCATCGGAGCCTATACGGTGATTCAAGCGGATGTCACCATCGGAGACGGGGTTTGTATACATCCGCAAGTGGTGATTTATCCACAGGTACAAATTGGCGATCGAACCATTCTTCATGCCAACTGCACCATTCATGAACGTACTCAGATTGGAGCCGACTGTGTGATCCACAGCGGAGCCGTGATTGGTGCGGAAGGATTTGGCTTCGTGCCATCCGCAGACGGCTGGGTGAAGATGGAGCAGTCGGGCGTCACGGTTCTAGAAGACCGGGTAGAAGTGGGCTGTAATACTACAATCGATCGCCCAGCAGTGGGGGAAACCCGGATTGGCCATAATTCCAAGCTAGATAATTTGGTGCATGTGGGGCATAACGGACAAACGGGGGAAAACTGCATTATGGCAGCCCAAGTGGGGTTAGCGGGTGGGGTACAGGTTGGTAACTGGGTCATTTTGGGAGGACAAGTGGGTGTGGCTAACCAAACCCGAATTGGCGATCGGGTGCAAGCAGGAGCCAAAGCTGGGTTACACGGTACGATCGAACCAGGCAGCGTGATGATGGGGAACCCGGCGAGTCCATACAAAACCTTCCTCAAAGCCTCGGCAGTGTATAATCGCCTGCCAGAGATGCACCAATCCCTGCGTCAACTTCAGCAGCAGATGAGCGTATTGCAAGAGCAAATCCAGGCGATCGAAGCCGTAATGGTTGTGGAGGGCTTAGAACAGGAAAATGAGGGAACCCACGGAACAGGTATTCAGTGA
- a CDS encoding YdcF family protein: MKLLILLALLWVVWLLMPRRWGRFWQLPLVGLAGAAILLTFTKVDLGLWGLTAFVPPDSGEPAEAIVVLGRGEAFRDSRVAAVKTLWQSDRAPRIFASGMSDAQSMIQALEADGIPSESLFGEECSQSTEENAVFTHAILRPQGIRSVILVTDPPHLLRSFLLFRSFRFHVIPHASPMPIFSSPQIQDRLELREYLGLLKYAVTGQFFPRSTASLRQPSPDVVQKLQNWQCLRMAN; encoded by the coding sequence ATGAAACTCCTGATTCTCTTGGCACTGCTCTGGGTTGTGTGGCTCTTGATGCCCCGCCGCTGGGGACGGTTTTGGCAACTGCCGCTGGTGGGCTTGGCGGGTGCTGCAATTCTGCTCACCTTTACCAAGGTAGATCTTGGGCTATGGGGACTAACGGCTTTCGTGCCGCCCGATTCGGGTGAACCGGCTGAAGCGATCGTGGTGTTGGGGCGAGGCGAAGCGTTTCGTGATTCGCGCGTGGCTGCGGTGAAAACCCTCTGGCAGTCCGATCGTGCTCCGCGCATTTTTGCCAGCGGTATGTCTGATGCTCAATCAATGATTCAAGCACTAGAAGCGGATGGAATTCCTTCAGAGAGCTTATTTGGGGAAGAATGTTCCCAATCAACCGAAGAGAACGCCGTCTTCACTCATGCCATTCTGCGTCCGCAAGGAATTCGATCGGTTATCCTTGTCACCGATCCGCCCCATCTGTTGCGATCGTTTTTGTTATTTCGTAGTTTTCGGTTTCATGTCATTCCCCATGCCAGCCCCATGCCTATTTTCTCATCTCCCCAAATTCAAGATCGGTTGGAACTGAGAGAATATCTAGGTTTGCTTAAGTATGCGGTAACAGGACAATTTTTTCCGCGTTCAACGGCGAGCCTGCGCCAACCGTCACCAGATGTGGTTCAAAAGCTCCAAAATTGGCAGTGCCTTAGAATGGCGAATTAA
- a CDS encoding alpha/beta hydrolase, translating to MVTHSTHRNHWRLPLISISLLAAFLPMHPVQAAERIYFNYGPLGFSIAVEDLERFAQTGEADGSLDFILRRLSTAQQNQVRAALQTSYPLDPVTVAQFSYTSAGEQLLQEAGELVRTPARQNGFYGIRSASILAAANPVGLSILHWMRLFPTDIQINLGNVLQFQQYIASLLQQTEQSVALLQQQSDILAASEVSIDYAARPDLRQPGNFSVSMQTLTFYDASRNRSLTTDVYFPKLPDRVRIPTILVSNGLGARRDRFMELAQHLASYGFAVIIPDHPGSDRQRLQDFYRGLYRENFAAEEFIDRPLDISFLLDQLEHLNRTEWQQQLNLHQVGIFGYSFGGTTALSLAGATFDFEQLQHDCNTEIAITNISLLYQCRALELPRSTPILKDDRISAAYLFLPFGRSLFGETQIRQVTIPVLWEATNEDFLTPLVIEQLPTFCWLSAPNQYLVVAQGLPHARVTLDLINSLTNQERDWQQLRTIIQNYQNAFSVAFFKAHVAEEEPYFLYLKASYAKALTIPPHTLSFAQSSQATASICKPD from the coding sequence ATGGTGACTCACTCTACTCATCGGAACCACTGGCGGTTGCCATTGATTAGCATCAGCCTGCTTGCGGCTTTCTTACCGATGCACCCAGTTCAAGCGGCAGAACGAATTTATTTCAACTATGGACCCTTGGGCTTTTCGATCGCGGTGGAAGATCTAGAACGTTTTGCCCAAACAGGTGAAGCAGACGGCTCGCTTGATTTTATTCTCAGGCGGTTAAGCACTGCTCAACAGAATCAGGTTCGTGCAGCATTGCAGACTAGCTATCCGCTTGATCCCGTTACGGTGGCTCAATTCAGCTATACCTCAGCGGGTGAACAGTTGTTGCAAGAGGCCGGAGAACTGGTGAGAACACCTGCCCGTCAAAACGGCTTCTATGGCATTCGATCGGCTTCGATTTTGGCCGCCGCCAATCCAGTGGGATTATCTATCCTCCATTGGATGCGGCTATTTCCAACCGATATTCAGATCAATTTGGGCAACGTTTTGCAGTTTCAACAATACATCGCCTCGCTACTGCAACAAACCGAGCAATCAGTAGCGCTGTTGCAACAACAAAGCGATATCCTCGCGGCGTCTGAAGTATCGATCGATTATGCGGCTCGTCCAGATTTACGACAACCAGGCAACTTCTCTGTTTCAATGCAAACGCTCACTTTCTATGATGCCAGCCGCAATCGATCGTTGACGACAGATGTGTATTTCCCGAAACTGCCCGATCGAGTTCGCATTCCTACCATTCTGGTGTCCAATGGGTTAGGAGCACGGCGCGATCGATTTATGGAATTGGCCCAACATCTTGCTTCCTATGGGTTTGCGGTGATTATTCCCGATCATCCTGGCAGCGATCGACAACGCCTACAGGATTTTTATCGAGGGCTATATCGCGAGAATTTTGCGGCCGAGGAGTTTATCGATCGACCGTTGGATATTTCCTTTTTGCTCGATCAGTTAGAACATCTCAATCGAACCGAGTGGCAGCAGCAGCTTAATCTCCATCAGGTGGGGATATTTGGATATTCGTTTGGTGGTACAACAGCCCTCAGTTTGGCAGGAGCGACCTTTGATTTTGAACAGCTTCAGCACGATTGCAACACTGAAATTGCGATTACAAATATCTCACTACTGTACCAATGTCGCGCTTTAGAATTACCACGATCGACGCCAATCTTAAAAGACGATCGGATTAGCGCAGCGTATTTATTCTTACCATTTGGTCGTAGTTTATTTGGAGAAACACAAATCCGTCAGGTGACAATTCCAGTCTTGTGGGAAGCAACGAATGAAGATTTTCTCACGCCATTAGTTATTGAACAACTCCCAACCTTTTGCTGGTTGTCGGCTCCTAATCAATATCTGGTGGTGGCGCAAGGATTACCTCACGCTCGGGTAACGCTCGATCTAATCAACAGCCTGACCAATCAAGAGCGAGACTGGCAACAGTTGAGAACCATTATTCAAAACTATCAGAATGCCTTCAGCGTGGCCTTTTTCAAGGCACACGTTGCCGAAGAAGAACCCTATTTTTTGTATCTCAAAGCTTCCTATGCCAAAGCTTTGACTATTCCCCCCCATACACTCAGTTTTGCTCAATCCTCCCAAGCAACAGCATCGATTTGCAAACCAGACTAG